The DNA window cagcagaggggctccagccctcccagcatctccggggcctcctccggccccgctccaacagctccatgtccttcttgtgcagaggagtccagagctggacgcagtgctccaggtgggatGTAGTGATGAGTGATTCTGGAATGGTCCTTGCTGATTGCAAGCAAGCAGTGCCTGAAAATATCAATGTATTTGtggaaaagcagacagaaataactcccgaatgattttttttcaagggTGGGACCTtggggctgggtttgggggtCTCCCAGTTCCACGGCGCATGTGGGGATTTCCCATATGGGAAAGGTGTGGGTTGTCCAAGGGCTCCTAAAGGGTAGCTCCTGCCCCAGGATGTTTAACCAAATGGGTATTCAGAGCTGTGCCGACCCGATCTGCTGTGCCCAGATCTGATCTGCATGTGAAGTTCATCAAACTTTAAAGAACAAATAATTGCCACGGGATGTGTTGTCCTTGTAATATGAGGAGCTTTAGTGAAAAGGAAACATAATGAAGATGGATTAAAGCTTAACTGTGTGAACATGAGTTAAAGAATCTTGAAATTGGGTTCCCATTTGTCTGCCTTTGCAAATCATGGGAGATATTGACTCACTTATGCCGGCGGCGGAGACAGCACGCCCCGGTCccagcagagaaggggaggagggatgtgTGACACCGGCTCcccgggatggggatgggttgAATCCTGCGTGGCTCCTCAGCTGGCTCTGTTTGCCACGAGGTTGGAGCCCTTGGCAGTTTTGGGCAGGGAACGCAACCACTGAAGGCTGAGCCGAGGAAGAGTCGGGCATGACTTCCTCAAGGATGGCGAGTGGCTGGTACCCAGCTCTGTCTCGCCGAGGATGGTGGGACCGagctccagctcttccctgtgcCCATCCTGCTCCCCGCTTTGGCTGcggccccccagccctgggtTTCCCTCTGCCCAGAGATGCCCCTTCCATGCAGCCCACCCAAAAGCCTTTGGAATTGAGATTAGATGAGCTGTTGCAAAAATCAATTAGCGATAAAAAAAAGCCTGTGGGCAAGGCGCAGAATTGTGTTGTTTTATTATGTTGCCATCTGAGCAGTAAAAATACAAAGATGTACACGTATAGAACAATCTGAAACCCTGGGTCAGAAATCTGggctcctgctgcttccctcttaATTTCTTATTAAGTGATATATCTTCTGATTGCTTTTGTCAGCTCTCTGAATTTAATAACTGAACTAACCGTCTTCTGCTATTGTTCGCATATAAGTAAGTGTTGGATCAATAAAGAACATCTTTAAAAGCCCCTGGATTTGAAAAACGAGGGGAGCATGGCCTGGCGGGCAGTTGCAAGAGAATTATGACTTCACACCTCCAAAAAATGGCGTTTGAaacaaggagggagggaagaaaaagaaaaccccttgAATGAAATGCTTTCTGCTGCGGAACGGTTGAGTCAATGAGGGCTGGATGAGGTTTTCGCTTTTGGTTGCAGATTGCCTGGCTGCTGCGTTCCTCCCATACCCCTGCCTGGCCAAACTGTGTGATTTTTAGGGATTTTAGGGAAACCAGTGCTTGGGTGCTTTAATTTCTTAGAGGGGATTTGCTTCAGGAGAGGTGAGCATCATCATCAGCTGCTGTGGGGCCACCTTAGATCAGagaatcgtggaatggtttgggttgagtGGGatcttaaagcccccccagtgccaccccctgccctgggcagggacacctcccaccagcccaggttgctccaagccccgtccaacctggccttgaacccctccagggatggggcagccacggcttctctgggcaacctgggccaggggctcaccgccctcacagcggATAAGAGAGGggctggcggcagcagcagaggggttGCTCTCTTGGCatgggtttctctttttttttgtattttttaatttttttttattcccatctGCAGCCTTGACCCCAAATAAAGCAGCTCCTCCTTTGCCTCGTGCCTGATGACAAGCTGCCTGCACCTCAGAGCATCGCCGGCCAACCCAGCTCGCCATCCGGCGTCTGCACAGCCTGTCCAGGCAACGTCCACCTCGAGAAGGCTCCTCGCAGCAGGGTGGCTGCGCCAGGGAGGTAAAACTATCGTTGAGGAATAGTCTTCTCCTTTAGCGCTCTTCTGCTGGAGATGGCTCCCTCGGGGAGCcctcggggctgcggggacaggccGGGTGCTCCTGACTTCCCCTGCCTTTGCGAACGATGCTCGCTCGTCCGCTGAGGTGTCACGGGGGTTGGCATCTGGTTCGTGGCCGGTAACGCACCTGGCTCATGGGTGGTGACACACCTGGCGAGGCAGCTGGCTGCTGAGCGAAGGTGGGGATGGCCAGAAGGCATCGCTACCGGCATCTGCCATTGCCCAGCTAGCCGCGGCACTCAGCTCCATCCCTCTCCTACCCGGGGGGAATGCGGCTGCAAAGCCTCAGCCCACCCCGAGGTGGTCCCCGGCTCTCCAGAGCTCCCCGTTAGGGGTCCTGGGCTGCTGTTATCCCCCTCCAGGGTCAGCTACATCGTTGTGAATTCCTCCAGCATCCCTGCGCAGCAGCGAAAGGCGAGCAGCTCTCACCTGTaactgcagcatttaaaaaatcagagaaaaaaaaaaaagaaagtaagtgtgtgtggggggataCGCAGCCAGGCACCATGTTCTGGCGTGCGGTTATGGAGGGTTGCGTTCCCGTGATATATTGCACTCCAAAGTCCGGGGGGTGAGATAAGCAATGCCGGGGAGGCCTCCTTCGCGCGCGGCGTGTTCAATCACTCGCTATAAAGAAGCCCCGGTGCCTCCACTCCTCTGCTTCCCCCTCGCttcaaagaacaaaaggaaatgggCTTGTTGCTTTGTAGGCGAAGGAAAGGAGGCTCCCGAGACCCGGGGAGAGCGAGCCATGAATTATTCAGCGCGGCTGTCGGCGCAGGAGTGGGGCCGAGTCTTGATCCTGCGGTGATCCTGGCATCGGGCGCTGGCCGGGAGCCCCGAATTCGGATGGGTGCAGGTGCAATCCTGCTGGGTACAGGGTTCCcggggaggtggggctgggggcagcatcCTTCCCACCCTCCCCGGGGCACGGCTGTGCTGCTGGTTTGGAGCAAAAGGTGGTTTCTAGtcctgcatccccatcccagggGAGAGCCTTGGGCTTCCCGCCGAGTTTTGGTTGCTTTGGcccaaaaaaaaggagggaaaacggCTGAGAGGGGGACATGCGTGTGCCAaacagggagggtgggggggggtgagagCCCCAGGCAGTGAATGCGCCTGGGATCGCTCTCCAGCCGGCTCGGTAACAAATTCCCTGACACAGGGAACAATATTTCCCTGACTCTGCCAATTCCTTAACGACGCCGACTGGAAGGGCCCCGCAGGGAGGAGAACTTGAACTCTGCAAAAAGCTCTTCTGCTGAAGCTTTATTTAAGGCTGCGTGGGGGATGCTGAAATATTAAAGGACGGAAAGATAACGGCTGGCGGTaggctgggccggggggggagcgGTGCAAGCGGTGGCAGCGGCTGCCctgtctgtgtctctctctgcCTCTAAACCCCTTCGGTGCTCCAGCTAACGGGGCTGTCACCTTGCTGGGGCCGGTCACTGCTCTCCCCTCGGTGATCCAGGTCCCCTTTCGCGTGGTTTCCGAGACGGCTCCGGGTTTGCGTCTCCACCAGCAGCACTGCGCTGTCTCGGCTGGACACCAGCATCTTGTGGCCGCAGCCCAAGAGAAAGGACAAGGACTGAGCACCTGTGgtttttctctgtgctgcttctgtttatttcttattttttttaatccctacTTCTTGACTGTAGAAGTCCTTGTGCTGACAcgatattatttatttataaaatatgtaCAGGAAAGCGCTCGGGTACCGGTCCCACCCTCCAAGGTTGGCTGTGTGTGCCCGGCCGGCAGGGGCGGAGGTGAAAGATGGTCTCTCTGCCTCGGagttgggaggaggaggaggaggaggaaggaaagggctgAGAAAGATAGAGACTTCAAAGTACGTGAGCAAATATTTACAGGTtccaagacacaaaaaaaagaaataaaatatatatctaCAGTGTTGTCTTGGGGATACGGGGAGTCGGGCTTGAAGCGAAGCCCGCTCCCAGCTCCGTTTGTTATATTGATTTATAAAGACTACGGGTACTGATTTCCATCGGCTGTGCCGGCAGCGGGGTGCGCGGCTCGGGCGAGCCCCAGGCTCGGGTGCCGGCAAGGGGCAGCCGGGACCGCTCCAGCCACGGGTTCGTGCTTCTGGGGTTTTTGCGATGGGGTCTGTACGCTTAATTCTTGCAAATGAGGGCCAAATGCTTCTCAGCACTCCCTGGAGCGCCGGGGAAaggggatgctggcagggagcGCTTTTCAGAGCGGCAGGGAGGAAAATCCTGCAGTTTGGGGTTTCCCACTGGCCGCTGCTGATTTAATACGATGCGAACAGAGCGGGAGGGGTTTGCTGACACGTGCACGGTCCCCAAAAGCTGGCCGGCTtctgggagctggggaagggacctGTGTCAGCGTGGTCGTGCCGCGTTGGCACCGGCGGGTGCAGGGGTGCCCCAGCGagcgtgcctggggctgggggtctgcaCATGGCGGGGGGAAGCTACCGCGGTACGTGCACAGCTAACGGCTTGTGCCGGGGAGGGGGTCGGTGCACGAGGGGGCGACTGTGTGAAATGAGATGGTGGGTGCCTGGGTGTCTGTCTCGGTCCCCGAGCTCGGCGGGTCGCCCCAGTTCAAACTGTCCATGGTCTATGCAGGTGATACTTGGCTGGAGGAGACGGAGGAAACCTCAGTCTTGCTCTGGGATACGGCGGAGGAGACGTCGTCGTCCCCAAAGGGGTTCTTGCCGCAGCAGATTGTGGTGATCATGCAATTACGGAACTGAAGAGGGGAGAGAAATGGAGAACGATGGCACCAGGGATCAGCAGGGACGTGCTGCCGTACTGAGagtccccccgcagccccggagCTTGCTGCTCCCCCCAGGCTGAGATGCCATCCCTTATGGGGAGGAGCAAGGTGCCTGCGGTGACCCCAGGCGTGCTGGTAAGCCaagggctggggctcagcctgcGTGACACGGGGCATCTCACCTGTTTGTTCATGAGGACGTAGATGATGGGGTTGTAGAGGGAGGAGCTCTTGGAGAAGAAGGCAGGCACTGCCATGAGCGTGGCAGTGAAGTCCGCTCCCTTGTTGGTGAAGATCCAGAACGCCACCACGGCGTAGGGCGTCCAGGCCAGCATAAACCCCAGCACCATGAGGATCACCATCCGTGTCACCTCCTTCTCCGCCTTCTGGGTCGTGGCTgactcctgctgctgggcagctgcctgcgggcAGGAGGGTGGTGAGGGGCACCCCAGAGCTTCCCACCCCCAGACCCACCTCCCTGGTCCTGCCCCAGCTGCACACCCTGTCCCTGTTCGTCCCCTCCCAACGTTACCTCTCGGACTTTGCAAATGAGGCGCCCGTAGGAGAAGAAAATGACCACGACTGGGATGATGAAGTGGATGACAAACATGTAGAGGACGTAGGACTCGTTGTGGTAGTCAGGGTTGTGGGTGTAGTAGTCAGGGCCGCAGGAACACTGCATCCCCTCCGGCATGTATCTGCCAGTGAGAAAGGTTAGGATCTTCCCCAGGACCCTCCCTGGGAGTAGTGTGAGAGGGTTCAACCTGAGGACCGAATTCCTCAAGGATGGAGGATGCTCGAAGAGTGGCAGGCATGTTTTGGGGCGGACTCCTCCCCGGCTTCTCCTCTGGCCATCATCATTGGCCCTGCAGCGCTTGGCACCCTTGGGGCTGGCGCAAGCCGTGCTGACGTGTTGCACTTGAGCGCGGTGCATGTGTGTGTTGTGACACTCGCTCCCTCCCACGGGGAACAGGCTATTTCCTTCCTACGTGGCTGAGCACTTGCCTGCCCCGAGCCACCTGCTCTCCCTCTGCCCATGGAGGGATGCCAAGCAGGGACTAGAGCCACCAGCTTGGTGGGTCCAAGCTCTTGAGGGCTTTGCCCCTGCTGCTGCACGGGGTTCAGGGATACACAGCCGGTGTCTGGAGGGGCCCTGGCTCAAAGGGATGCAGCTCAGGACTGCTTGGGAGCCAAGGACTGGCTGCCTGGGCAGGGATTCAAGGCTGGAGAAGGACCATCTGGCTGTGCCTCATTGCAGGTGGGTGGTAAAGGGGCTTTGCTGCCCCAAAGCCACATCCTGCACGTGCCCAAAGGGCTGGTAGATGTTTGCTGTGACCtccagggcagctctgcagcaagGTGTCAGGAGGAGCTGGGGTGGCAGCATTAGAGggatcatctctgtctcctcggCTCTTCCCTTACACTCCGGATGGCCTTTGGCTGCTGCATCAGATCCTGGCCAGGGATGTGCGTGCGTGTAAGAGCCAGGCATGGGCTTCAGCTGCCCAGAGGACACTCGCTGAAGCCTAGTGAGCAGCCTTGGTGTGAGCAGCCAGTGTTGCCTCTGTTTTTGGTGGGGGCCATTTGTTGGTGGGGGTCTGAAATGCACTGtggtgctgggagcaggacagagagggGTGCTGGGAAAGGTGCTGCAGGGCTCTCAGGAGCAAAGCTGGGGTGGCAGCATGTCAGCAAGGCCAGGTTTGCCTCCCCAGAGCAGCCTCGCCTGCTGGCCTGGTCATCCAAATGCTCTTTATGGTCAGCAGAGAGAAACGGGCTCTTCACAGCAGGGCGAGACGAGCAGTGCCTGTGGAAGCCCCTATTTGTCTGCTGAACATCAGGGGAGCACGAAGCTGTAAATGCCGAGCCTATGGCTGCCTTTGGTTAGGGGA is part of the Larus michahellis chromosome 21, bLarMic1.1, whole genome shotgun sequence genome and encodes:
- the LOC141733556 gene encoding green-sensitive opsin; this encodes MNGTEGINFYVPMSNKTGVVRSPFEYPQYYLAEPWKYRIVCCYIFFLISTGLPINLLTLLVTFKHKKLRQPLNYILVNLAVADLFMACFGFTVTFYTAWNGYFVFGPVGCAVEGFFATLGGQVALWSLVVLAIERYIVVCKPMGNFRFSATHAMIGIAFTWIMAFSCAAPPLFGWSRYMPEGMQCSCGPDYYTHNPDYHNESYVLYMFVIHFIIPVVVIFFSYGRLICKVREAAAQQQESATTQKAEKEVTRMVILMVLGFMLAWTPYAVVAFWIFTNKGADFTATLMAVPAFFSKSSSLYNPIIYVLMNKQFRNCMITTICCGKNPFGDDDVSSAVSQSKTEVSSVSSSQVSPA